Within Flavobacteriales bacterium, the genomic segment ATCCGAAAGGTGAGATGGTTATTGTGTTGGGTGCCAAGGAAAAGGAACGCGATGCAGAGGAGGATGAGGAATCGGATACAGATGCAGATTCGGATCGTTAAACGCAGATACCTTGCGTGTTGTCTGTTTTTCTTTGCACCATAATTTTGTTTTTATTACGCTTCGCAAAGTGTTTCATGTCGAATCGGTATTTTTGAATCTATGCTTACGAATTTATCTATTTCCAATTTTGCACTGATCGATCAACTGGAGGTTGCTTTTGACCGCGGATTGAATTGCATTACCGGTGAAACAGGTTCCGGAAAATCCATCATTATGGAAGCGCTGGAAATGTTGCTGGGAGAGCGTGCGGATATGAAGGTGCTGAAGAATCCCAATGAAAAATGCATCATCGAAGGTGAGTTTTCCATTGGGGAGTACGGACTCGAACCCTTGTTTAAGGAATTCGAAATCGATTATTCGGAGCAGACTATTTTCCGAAGGGAGATAAATCCGCAGGGTAAATCGCGTTCCTTTATTAACGATACGCCCGTTAATCTTGCGCAAATGAAAGAACTGGGAGCGCTGTTGGTGGATATTCATTCACAACATCAAACCCTCGATATCGGGAAATCCGTTAACCAATTCGAATTCATCGATGCGTATTGCGGGAATGGATCGGCGATGGAGAAATACAGGACTTCCTTTTCCGCTTTAAAAAAGCTGGATAAAGAAATTGTGCAATTGGAGGAAGTCGAGAAAAAAGCAAAACTCGATCTGGATTATTTCCGTTTTCAATTCAATGAACTGGAAGAAGCCAAACTGAATGCCGGTGAATTGCAATCGCTCGAGGAAGAATTGAGCCTGGCCGAACATGCCGGTGAAATCCGTTCTTCATTGCAAAAAGCATTGCAAATCCTGGCCGAAGAACAATACGGCATCATTGAGCGCTTACGCGAATTAAAAGGAATCAGTGCACGTCTGGGATCTTTTCATCCATCACTCGGTGAAATTGATGCCCGGCTGGAAAGTGTTTCGCTGGAATTGCGCGATATTGAATCGGAGTTGGAGAAAACGGAATCGGAAATTAATTTCGATCCTTCGCGCACCGAATGGGTAAAGGAACGGGTGAATCTGATCAATAATCTCTTGTTTAAACACCGGGTGAAAACGGAAGAGGAATTGATGCAACTGCATAGTGAAATCGGGACCAAAATCAGCGAGATTGATAGTGTGGACGACCGGATTGCAGCAGCAAAATCGGAGCGTGAAAAATTAGTGACTTCATTAAAAGATCAGGCCCAGGCTTTGGGCAAACGACGTCGCTCCGTAACCAAATCCATTTCCGAAGAGGTGAATCAACTGCTTCAGGCACTGTCCATGCCACATGCCGATTTCCAGGTCGAAATTCAGGATGGAGAATTACATGCCTTCGGTAGTGATCAGTTACGATTTATGATTCGTACCAATAAAGGTGGTGCTTATGCTGAATTAAGTAAGATTGCTTCGGGAGGAGAGTTTAGCCGACTCATGCTCGCGCTGAAAAGTATTCACGCACGAATTAAAACCTTGCCTACCATTATTTTCGATGAAATTGATACGGGAGTATCGGGCGAAGTTGCTCATAAAATGGGAGAGATCATGCGGAAAATGGGTGGACATCTCCAGGTGTTTACCATCACCCATTTACCACAAGTTGCCGTAAAAGGGAATGCCCATTACAAAGTGTGGAAGAAAGTCACAGGTAACAATACACAAACGGTTATGACACGTCTCGATAAGCATAGCCGCATTGAAGAAATTGCAAAAATGCTGAGTGGAGATAAATTATCCGATGCTGCATTGGCTAATGCAAAAGAATTAATGGAAGAAAAATAATTATTTATGGCAGCCACAAATCAAATCTGCACGTATTGCACAAAAAATGGGTTTAACAAAAGCATTGGTATGGTGTGTACATTAACACAGGAGAAGCCTAATGTCATTAACACCTGTCCGGATTACGAATTGGATGTTCAACTTAAAAAGCGGGAAGATTTAAGAGAAGCAGAGCTGGGCGAAAAAAAATTAATGAAGGAGACCGGAGGATTGGCTGAATACGGAATTAATAATCCTGTGATAGCGGGAATTTTGCTTACTGCTTTCTTTGGACTGGCACTCTTCTTTCAGTTATTAATGCATTTTATTGTCATCTATGTTTTTGTTGCCTGCTTTATTGGTTTTTTGGGTGGACTAGTAGTTTTAATCAATGGAATTGTGAAAAAGCGTAAGGCAAAACAAATGAAAAACACATTTAACGATACGCTGGATATCGACCTCAATCCCTAATTTTACAACGTGATTCCCACTTCAAAATTCATCAGCTGGAAGATAATCGGAGTTTCCGTGGTATTGGCACTAACACTGCCTATGCTTTTGCGCGATGGAATGTTTATGGATGCCATGTTGTATACCGCGGTTTCTCATAATGAAGCACATGATATCGGTTCTTTCTGGTTTCCGGTTTTTAGTCAACACGGAGTGGCGGGCTTGAGTACCTTTCATGAACAACCTCCACTGGGATTTTGGATTCAATCGCTTTTTTTTCGGGTGATCGGAGATAGCATGTACACCGAGCGGATTTATACCTTGTGCATGATTCTGCTCACTTTATTCATCATGGGGAAATGGTGGAATAAAATGAGCGAACTGAAATTGGTGGCGCCGGGAATGCAATGGGTCAGCTGGATTTTTTGGATGTCGATTCCGGTTTGTTTTTGGTCCTACCAGCAAAACCAGCATGAGAATACCATGACCCTTTTCATTTTACTGGCAGGCTATTTTTTATTCCTTGCCATGGAAGAAAAAAATAAGGTTTGGTTCCATGTCATACTTGGAGGCATAATGGTTATGCTGGCCACCCTCACCAAAGGAATTCCAGGATTGTTCCCATTGGGAATTCCAATGATCCATTGGATGATTTTCAGAAAAACTTCCTTTTGGAAAATGATGGGATTTAGTATTCTCGCCACCCTGGTTGTGGGAATGATTTATTTGATGTTTATTTTATTTTCTGAAACAGCCAGGGAAAGTTTGCATATCTATTTTGTAGATCGCGCTTTAAAACGAATTGAATCCCTGCCTACGGTGGATAGTCATTTTTATATCATTGGCCGACTCGCCCTCGAGTTGATCGTTCCGGCGGTGTTGACGATCATGCTGTATTTTAGTTTTAGAAAGCAACAGATGGAGCGCAAAAAATCCTCCTTCTCCTATTTTTTATTTTTCTTTTTCGTAGGCTTGTCCGGATCACTTCCATTGATGATCACCCTGGTGCAAAAAGGATTTTATTTTGTTCCTTCTTTACCCTTTTTTGCTATTGCCTTTGCATTACTCATCAATGAAAATCTGGCGAAATGGATAACCTCACTCAGTGAAAAAGCGGGAAAACGAATATTTGTTTTTTCAGCTGTCCTTTTGCTAGCCGTTCTCACGGTTTCATTCTTACAAATCGGAAAATATGCGCGCGATGAAGAAGTGCTTCAGGATGTGGCTACCATCGGGAAATTAATACCTGAACATGAAACGGTGGGAATGGATGAAGATTTATGGAACGATTGGCGATTGCAAACGTATTTGATGCGTTACCATTTTATCCATTGCGATACAAAAACGAATCACCAGTATTATATTCGTCCCAATACAAGACCCGCTGCTCCCGATAGTAGTTTTGTTCAGGCTGATGTCCCCATGAAAGCCTATTTACTCTACCAAAAAAAATAATTAAGCATGAAAGATGTTAGTCCATTCCTCGAATCGCATCCCTTTATTGAATACGGAATGTTTTATGCCGAGGCGGGATTTCTTGCATTGCTGGCCGCTTATTCGGGCTTGCTGATGGTATGGGATGCAGCACCGAAAGCAGGAACTTTGTTGAAATGGATCATTCCCATTTTATTCGGCGGATTATTTGCAGCCATGTGCATAAAAACGCCATTGATTGCATTAACCACTTTCCAGTTAAAAACGCTATTTATACCCATTATTTCACTTGCCTTCGGGTTTTTGCTGAACCGGACATTAAACCGCGAAAATCCCAAGCGAAGTACCGTATGGATGATACTTACTTATGTGTTGACCATCGTAGGTGTTGTGGTCTTAAATATCTTTCTCTATCTGCTCATGCTCGCCGTTTTATTATGGGGCGTAGATGCAAAAGGAAATCTGAATTTGTTTGTGCTCTTACTTTCGCTTGCGGCCGTATTTGTTCTCTCGTGGGTGATGGTGAATTACGGGGAGAAATTACGACACGGAAAAAAGAATTAATGTGCAACAACAATACGTTGTGATCCGACTATTCCATTCTTGCTTCGGATGTGCAACACATATATGCCATTGCTAAGCCAGGAAGTTGAAAACGAAAATCTGTTTTTCCCTTTTTTAGCAACATCGCTCAATAAAATTTCCACTTGTTTTCCGTTAAGGTCAGATAGAATCACTGAGATTTCGGTCGACTCCTCCAGTTCGAATTCCATGGTGAATTGTTCCGCTGCAGGATTAGGCCAGGTACTGATGGTCGATTTTTTTGATAGCGGATTAATGCCGGAAATCGGATTAACAGCACACGTATCGCTCGCTCCGATTTCTGCAATCCAGGTGCCGTTGGAGTTGGTGGATTTTGCAAATGTACCCGCAGCCCAAACGCGACAAGGCTCATTGTATCGTCGTTGAATTCCGCTGTAATCGCCCCAGCGTTCATCAGTACCGCTTATGACGTTTACAAAACTGTTTCCGGTTTTTAAGGTGGTGAAACTGGAATAGGTAGAATCGTTGCGGAATAAAATAGCTCCGGTTCCTCCGGGTTCGGTCGACGAAACATAATTGAAGGAAATGATAGCCTGTGCTTCACTATTGTCCATTCCCAACCAGGCAATATTCGGATATCCCAAAAAGCGACTGGGATCGGCTACTAAATTTGCTTTTGCATAGGGACTCCCATACACATCATAAACGAAACCATGATATATAGCAGATAAACCCGTAGTGGTATCCATCGTGCATTGTACAAATTGAATGCGGTCTCCAACAATAAATCCACCCAGAATACGCGAATCATTCGTGTCGAAGAAATGTCCGCCGGGTTGCTGTGCCGTTGGCGGAATGCCATAACTGTTTTGCGATTGGATAAGTGTATAGGTTAATTGCGGATTTCCATTGATAATCGGACTATCGATGTGCAACAAATAAATACTGTCGGCATTTGGCGATAAATTTTTATTAGATAGAAAAAACATATCGGCATTCAGATTTTCTGCACCGCGGTGAATGGGTGTAATATTAAACAGCGTATCACCGGGAGCGGTGATGTCGTGATAATAAGCAGTGCGCAGCGTGTCGCCATGATAACCGTCGGTTAATGCAATCTGCCATAAACAGCCTTCCAAAAATCCGGAGTTATTTTGTGATCCGTTGTAAAAGGTATTCACGCCAATGAATAAATCATGTTGCGAAATACCGATAACGGGGTAATCCGACCAGGTATTGTTTTGAAGTGGATTACCGGAAAGTTTATAAAGATTCCAGGGATCCATCGGATTACTGCTGGTGGAAAAACATACGATTACTTTCGAGCTCTGATAGGAACTTCCATTGAGAAAAACCAGAACGAAACGATCGGCCACCGCATCGTAAACAATTTTAGGATCGAATTTCGATTGCTGTATATTCAGCGGTAAAGTAAATGCACCGAGTGAAACGGAACGCATCAATGTATCAGCTTCTGAATCGTACATCAAAATGTTGGAATTGATAACGGATACAATAAATCCTTCATCCGAAATGGCAATGTCGTTATCATTCGGAACGCCATTGTCCATTAAATTTCCTTCCATCATCATTCCCACTACGGGTTCCTGCATTCCTCCGCGTTGTGTGTTGGCGCTTCCATAGCGTACCGGATATTTTGCTTGTTGCGCTTGCTTGAATGCCATTAAACGCGAACGGTAACCCGTGCTGCCAGGACCAGGCATTTCCAGATTCTGCAAATGAATCTGACGGTCCTCACGGATTTCACGTGGATGAATCACCGCGCTTTTTTCTACACGAAATGAAGCAGGAGAGATATTGGTGTTCTGAGCCTGAGAAAATGCCGTAAAAAGGCTGAGAATGGCCGTTAAGGTGTGTTTGAACATGCGCAACTGAATTAACACCTAAATATACGAGCAATCTGCGAGATTTGAAATTGTGTGATGATAGTCACTTTGTACCAGCCTGAAATTTTCGATGTTTGTTAAAAATAAAAATGATGCGATCTATTGTGTTTTCAGCTTTATTGTTGGTTTTGGCCTCCTTTCAAACCGTTAATTATAAATTAACTACTCAGGAATTTGAGGATAAATTAAAAACTACGGCAGATGGACAAATTGTTGATGTCCGCACACCGGAGGAGTTCAAAAAAAATCACCTGAAAGGTGCCATGAATCTGAATATAAATGGCGAAGAATTTCAGCGTCAGGTGGCGGCTTTAGATAAAAACAAAACCGTACTGGTCTATTGCTGGTCCGGCGGAAGAAGTTCGCGCGCGGCGGAGTATATGCGTCAACAGGGACTCACCGTGTTCGAAATGAAAGATGGAATGATGCGTTGGTTACAAGAGAACCGAAGCGTGGAGGCCAGTGTTGCACCATCTGCGGGAATGTCGATGGAGGAGTATTCGAA encodes:
- a CDS encoding glycosyltransferase family 39 protein, translated to MIPTSKFISWKIIGVSVVLALTLPMLLRDGMFMDAMLYTAVSHNEAHDIGSFWFPVFSQHGVAGLSTFHEQPPLGFWIQSLFFRVIGDSMYTERIYTLCMILLTLFIMGKWWNKMSELKLVAPGMQWVSWIFWMSIPVCFWSYQQNQHENTMTLFILLAGYFLFLAMEEKNKVWFHVILGGIMVMLATLTKGIPGLFPLGIPMIHWMIFRKTSFWKMMGFSILATLVVGMIYLMFILFSETARESLHIYFVDRALKRIESLPTVDSHFYIIGRLALELIVPAVLTIMLYFSFRKQQMERKKSSFSYFLFFFFVGLSGSLPLMITLVQKGFYFVPSLPFFAIAFALLINENLAKWITSLSEKAGKRIFVFSAVLLLAVLTVSFLQIGKYARDEEVLQDVATIGKLIPEHETVGMDEDLWNDWRLQTYLMRYHFIHCDTKTNHQYYIRPNTRPAAPDSSFVQADVPMKAYLLYQKK
- a CDS encoding thioredoxin, which gives rise to MRSIVFSALLLVLASFQTVNYKLTTQEFEDKLKTTADGQIVDVRTPEEFKKNHLKGAMNLNINGEEFQRQVAALDKNKTVLVYCWSGGRSSRAAEYMRQQGLTVFEMKDGMMRWLQENRSVEASVAPSAGMSMEEYSKLIVKDKLVLVDFNAVWCAPCKKMSPYLDEFSKTYAKQLNVVKIDSEKHATVVKGNAVAAVPTLILYKNGQEIWRNEGFIEKEKVEEVLKKNF
- a CDS encoding T9SS type A sorting domain-containing protein, which codes for MFKHTLTAILSLFTAFSQAQNTNISPASFRVEKSAVIHPREIREDRQIHLQNLEMPGPGSTGYRSRLMAFKQAQQAKYPVRYGSANTQRGGMQEPVVGMMMEGNLMDNGVPNDNDIAISDEGFIVSVINSNILMYDSEADTLMRSVSLGAFTLPLNIQQSKFDPKIVYDAVADRFVLVFLNGSSYQSSKVIVCFSTSSNPMDPWNLYKLSGNPLQNNTWSDYPVIGISQHDLFIGVNTFYNGSQNNSGFLEGCLWQIALTDGYHGDTLRTAYYHDITAPGDTLFNITPIHRGAENLNADMFFLSNKNLSPNADSIYLLHIDSPIINGNPQLTYTLIQSQNSYGIPPTAQQPGGHFFDTNDSRILGGFIVGDRIQFVQCTMDTTTGLSAIYHGFVYDVYGSPYAKANLVADPSRFLGYPNIAWLGMDNSEAQAIISFNYVSSTEPGGTGAILFRNDSTYSSFTTLKTGNSFVNVISGTDERWGDYSGIQRRYNEPCRVWAAGTFAKSTNSNGTWIAEIGASDTCAVNPISGINPLSKKSTISTWPNPAAEQFTMEFELEESTEISVILSDLNGKQVEILLSDVAKKGKNRFSFSTSWLSNGIYVLHIRSKNGIVGSQRIVVAH
- the recN gene encoding DNA repair protein RecN translates to MLTNLSISNFALIDQLEVAFDRGLNCITGETGSGKSIIMEALEMLLGERADMKVLKNPNEKCIIEGEFSIGEYGLEPLFKEFEIDYSEQTIFRREINPQGKSRSFINDTPVNLAQMKELGALLVDIHSQHQTLDIGKSVNQFEFIDAYCGNGSAMEKYRTSFSALKKLDKEIVQLEEVEKKAKLDLDYFRFQFNELEEAKLNAGELQSLEEELSLAEHAGEIRSSLQKALQILAEEQYGIIERLRELKGISARLGSFHPSLGEIDARLESVSLELRDIESELEKTESEINFDPSRTEWVKERVNLINNLLFKHRVKTEEELMQLHSEIGTKISEIDSVDDRIAAAKSEREKLVTSLKDQAQALGKRRRSVTKSISEEVNQLLQALSMPHADFQVEIQDGELHAFGSDQLRFMIRTNKGGAYAELSKIASGGEFSRLMLALKSIHARIKTLPTIIFDEIDTGVSGEVAHKMGEIMRKMGGHLQVFTITHLPQVAVKGNAHYKVWKKVTGNNTQTVMTRLDKHSRIEEIAKMLSGDKLSDAALANAKELMEEK